The following coding sequences lie in one Methanobrevibacter millerae genomic window:
- a CDS encoding proteasome assembly chaperone family protein, whose protein sequence is MKAAEITVLEEVELNNPIFIEALPGVGHVGKLVADHMVDELDATKFAEIYSPTFPPQVLVGEGGMIENMINELYYIKDLGEDGVDVIMITGNTQSLSPDGQYIVCEEILDFLGDFDISRIFTLGGVPTGQPIENPRVLGAASDEAHIEILKEVGVEMRSNDGGIVGASGLFLGLGMRRGIYGACLMGETPGYFIDAESAEGVLLKLADILNFEINTEKLDERAEETREMLARAQQMEQDLINRANAGNADDLRYIG, encoded by the coding sequence ATGAAAGCAGCTGAAATTACTGTTTTAGAAGAAGTGGAATTGAATAATCCTATTTTTATTGAAGCTTTACCCGGCGTTGGCCATGTTGGCAAACTTGTTGCAGACCATATGGTAGACGAACTGGACGCAACCAAATTCGCCGAAATCTATTCTCCAACCTTTCCTCCGCAGGTTCTTGTCGGAGAGGGCGGAATGATTGAAAACATGATCAACGAGTTATATTATATTAAGGATTTGGGAGAAGATGGCGTTGATGTCATCATGATTACCGGAAATACCCAGTCATTATCTCCAGACGGCCAGTATATTGTCTGTGAGGAAATCCTGGACTTTTTAGGGGATTTTGATATTTCAAGAATCTTCACTTTAGGTGGAGTTCCAACCGGACAGCCTATCGAAAACCCAAGGGTATTGGGAGCCGCAAGCGACGAAGCGCACATCGAAATCTTAAAGGAAGTCGGCGTTGAAATGAGATCAAACGATGGCGGAATCGTCGGAGCTTCAGGGCTCTTTTTAGGCCTTGGAATGCGCAGGGGAATATACGGAGCCTGCCTTATGGGCGAAACTCCGGGTTACTTTATCGATGCGGAATCTGCAGAAGGCGTTCTATTGAAACTTGCCGACATTTTAAACTTTGAAATAAATACCGAAAAGCTCGATGAAAGGGCTGAAGAGACAAGGGAAATGTTGGCCAGAGCCCAGCAAATGGAGCAGGACTTAATCAATCGTGCCAATGCAGGCAATGCCGATGACTTAAGATATATTGGATAA
- a CDS encoding RNA-protein complex protein Nop10, producing MTMKMHKCPECGIYTLEDKCPKCSGDLKVIYPPKFSIEDKYGKYRRILKKELRDKNESS from the coding sequence ATGACTATGAAAATGCATAAATGTCCAGAATGTGGAATTTATACTTTAGAGGATAAATGCCCCAAATGCAGCGGGGATTTGAAAGTGATTTATCCTCCCAAATTTTCTATTGAAGATAAATACGGCAAATATCGCCGCATATTAAAAAAAGAGTTAAGGGATAAAAATGAAAGCAGCTGA
- a CDS encoding translation initiation factor IF-2 subunit alpha: MVRKSQEWPDEGELIVGTVYKVLNYGAFAKLEEYQGKEAFIHISEVSAGWVKNIRDHVRENQKIVCRVLRVNPKKGHVDASLKRIREDQRTKKIQHWKIEQKAEKFLELSAKSLDKSLDEAYDEVGYDLMDIFGDVYGAFETAADEGAESLIEEGIPEDWAEAITEVAQKNITPPEVHINGYVDIETFVPNGVEIIIEALKAAEDNGDEEEEIKVQCVGAPRYRITVKSTDYLLAEKALKAAAERCIAIVEESDGNGSFLRELDD, translated from the coding sequence ATGGTAAGAAAAAGTCAAGAATGGCCTGATGAAGGGGAACTCATTGTAGGTACAGTCTACAAGGTCCTTAACTACGGTGCATTCGCAAAATTGGAAGAATATCAAGGCAAAGAAGCTTTTATTCATATTTCTGAAGTCTCTGCTGGTTGGGTAAAGAATATTAGAGATCACGTAAGAGAAAATCAAAAGATTGTATGCCGTGTTCTAAGAGTAAACCCTAAAAAAGGACATGTGGATGCTTCTTTAAAAAGAATTCGTGAAGATCAAAGAACCAAAAAGATTCAGCACTGGAAAATCGAGCAGAAGGCTGAAAAGTTCCTGGAATTATCTGCAAAATCATTGGATAAGTCATTGGATGAAGCCTATGATGAAGTCGGATATGACCTTATGGACATCTTCGGTGACGTTTACGGCGCTTTTGAAACCGCAGCTGATGAAGGAGCCGAATCCCTGATTGAAGAGGGTATTCCTGAAGACTGGGCTGAAGCCATTACAGAAGTGGCCCAAAAGAACATCACTCCTCCGGAAGTTCACATCAACGGATACGTTGACATCGAGACTTTCGTTCCAAACGGAGTTGAAATCATCATTGAAGCCCTCAAGGCAGCTGAAGACAACGGCGACGAGGAAGAGGAAATTAAAGTCCAGTGCGTCGGTGCTCCAAGATACAGAATCACGGTCAAATCAACCGATTATCTGTTGGCTGAAAAGGCACTTAAGGCAGCAGCCGAAAGATGCATAGCTATCGTTGAAGAATCTGACGGTAACGGTTCATTTTTAAGAGAATTAGATGATTAA
- a CDS encoding 30S ribosomal protein S27e, giving the protein MVSKGRGNFLKVKCLDCDNEQIIFDRAASDVKCIICGKTLVKSRGAKAKITAHIEKVLN; this is encoded by the coding sequence ATGGTTAGTAAAGGAAGAGGAAACTTTTTAAAAGTTAAATGTTTAGATTGTGACAACGAACAAATAATCTTTGATCGTGCAGCATCTGACGTTAAATGTATTATTTGTGGCAAAACTCTCGTTAAATCCCGTGGTGCTAAAGCTAAAATTACAGCACACATTGAAAAAGTTTTAAACTAA
- a CDS encoding 50S ribosomal protein L44e, whose protein sequence is MKIPKEKRTYCPHCKKHTVHEIHTAKRRKASELTWGQRQFRRVTAGYRGYPRPLPAGNKPVKKLDLRAKCKECGKSHIKQSFRTGKPEFVAK, encoded by the coding sequence ATGAAAATACCAAAAGAAAAAAGAACATACTGTCCTCACTGTAAAAAACACACAGTACACGAAATTCACACTGCAAAAAGAAGAAAAGCTAGTGAATTGACCTGGGGACAAAGACAATTCAGACGTGTTACCGCTGGTTACAGAGGTTATCCAAGGCCTTTGCCTGCTGGAAACAAACCAGTTAAAAAATTAGACTTAAGAGCAAAATGTAAAGAATGTGGTAAATCTCACATCAAACAATCTTTCAGAACAGGAAAACCTGAATTTGTAGCAAAATAG
- a CDS encoding DNA replication complex subunit Gins51, translating to MDLFQHLRKIQKKERDNGTLAQVDENFYSQIHEYLNELKQSAIDNPFSDVYNTLNEARRIATEICERREHKITSAAVLNMNRSYQLFAGKQEFDLIDSMPLNLTPEEETFYFSLIETLKTHRLNLSGQEIPKNVPDVIDDDGEEEAPETEETTSSSLADIADAAIEKASESEESSDPVSDIESDSETKEEDDSTDEVLDRIDEVSKARVIENEVREPIEKQISKPQKPKIKVPEEFGDIEILDSDDQFIDLDAVKRTRESEITTILVLDEIGSIVGVDEKVYGPFRSQDIVTLPKINANIFVKNRKARFVKI from the coding sequence GTGGATTTATTTCAACATTTGCGCAAGATTCAAAAGAAAGAACGTGACAATGGTACTTTGGCTCAGGTTGATGAGAATTTCTATTCTCAGATTCATGAATATTTAAATGAGCTTAAGCAGTCCGCCATTGACAATCCGTTCTCTGATGTGTACAATACTTTAAATGAGGCCAGAAGAATAGCCACCGAAATCTGCGAGCGCAGGGAGCACAAGATTACAAGCGCAGCCGTTCTTAACATGAACAGATCCTATCAGCTTTTTGCGGGAAAGCAGGAATTCGATTTGATTGATTCGATGCCTCTCAATTTAACTCCCGAAGAGGAAACATTCTATTTTTCTTTAATTGAAACCTTAAAAACCCACAGGCTAAACCTTTCAGGCCAGGAAATTCCAAAAAATGTTCCTGACGTTATTGATGACGATGGCGAAGAGGAAGCTCCCGAAACTGAGGAAACTACTTCCAGTTCTCTTGCTGACATTGCAGATGCGGCTATCGAGAAGGCTTCCGAAAGCGAGGAAAGTTCTGATCCTGTTTCTGATATTGAAAGTGACTCTGAAACGAAAGAGGAAGACGATTCCACCGATGAGGTCCTGGACAGAATCGATGAAGTTTCAAAAGCCAGGGTCATTGAAAATGAAGTGAGAGAGCCTATCGAAAAGCAGATTTCAAAGCCTCAAAAGCCTAAAATCAAGGTTCCCGAAGAGTTCGGTGACATTGAAATACTGGACAGTGACGATCAGTTCATTGATCTGGATGCGGTTAAAAGAACTAGGGAATCAGAAATCACCACAATACTTGTTTTGGATGAAATCGGCTCAATAGTTGGCGTGGATGAAAAAGTCTATGGACCATTCAGGTCACAGGACATTGTTACCTTACCGAAAATCAATGCAAATATTTTCGTCAAAAACAGAAAAGCCCGTTTTGTCAAAATATAA
- the pcn gene encoding proliferating cell nuclear antigen (pcna): protein MFKAELSDSSILKTSFDAISSIVDEVQIQTDSEGMRLDALDRSHITFVHLELKASLFDEYICDVPEKINIDTDEFMRVLKRAKSQDRVKMSVDEGNFIITFEGDATRTFKIRLIDIEYDNPTPPQINHPTTFKVRFSILKDSINDIEIFSDKIALEVDEDYFIASADGEFGDASIKYIHGENINEHVKSLFSLDKIREMLKADKFSEEAEISLGTDMPLSLTLTMVTGDGKLSFLLAPRLETDD from the coding sequence ATGTTTAAAGCAGAATTAAGTGATTCTAGTATTTTAAAAACCAGTTTTGATGCTATTTCCTCCATCGTGGATGAAGTACAAATTCAAACTGACAGTGAAGGTATGAGATTAGATGCCTTAGACCGCAGTCACATAACTTTCGTTCATTTGGAATTAAAAGCAAGCTTATTCGATGAATATATTTGTGATGTTCCTGAAAAGATCAACATCGATACCGACGAGTTCATGAGAGTCCTTAAAAGGGCAAAATCCCAGGACAGAGTCAAAATGTCTGTTGATGAAGGAAATTTCATTATCACTTTTGAAGGGGACGCAACAAGAACCTTTAAAATCAGATTAATTGATATTGAGTACGACAATCCTACTCCGCCTCAAATCAATCATCCGACAACTTTCAAAGTTCGCTTCTCCATCCTGAAAGATTCAATCAACGATATAGAAATATTTTCAGATAAGATTGCTTTGGAAGTCGATGAAGACTACTTCATTGCTTCAGCCGACGGTGAATTCGGTGACGCAAGCATCAAGTATATTCACGGCGAAAATATTAATGAGCACGTTAAATCCCTGTTTTCCCTGGATAAAATTAGGGAAATGCTCAAAGCAGATAAATTTTCCGAGGAAGCCGAAATCAGTTTGGGTACCGATATGCCATTGAGTTTGACATTAACCATGGTTACCGGTGACGGTAAACTCAGTTTCCTGCTTGCTCCAAGATTAGAAACAGATGATTAA